The following coding sequences lie in one Gemmatimonadaceae bacterium genomic window:
- a CDS encoding nucleotidyl transferase AbiEii/AbiGii toxin family protein: MADSLNLWNSKEFDPAVRATAEYYGILPDLIRKDYWVTRVLRAIAGDVARHGTVIFKGGTSLSKGWGLIDRFSEDVDLLLTGSNFGAMPERPKERARQFRALRARIESETPLVLPAQATVDRDLWNFHYMRDSYHCNIRYPLPGNEAKRGAANTEWVLVEMGFRGGGQPHARRALNSLIGEFVATQTDARDALADYAADLSGFEMDLLKPERTFAEKILLLHVAMAKGDEGAQRVPTRHYYDVAQMFKKSEDVKNAISSGAMQSLLVAAAEVSNAFFGANIDPSSLKIRESLALTPTTTQLRLLRANYESPLEQAMYFRGSLPFDELMNVVRAIRDTI; this comes from the coding sequence ATGGCAGATTCGCTGAATCTGTGGAATTCGAAAGAATTCGATCCTGCGGTTCGCGCAACCGCGGAATACTACGGCATCTTGCCGGATCTCATCCGGAAGGATTACTGGGTAACCCGAGTGTTACGGGCAATTGCAGGGGACGTCGCTCGCCACGGCACAGTGATCTTCAAAGGAGGTACGAGTCTTTCGAAGGGTTGGGGCCTCATAGATCGCTTCTCCGAAGACGTCGACCTCCTCTTAACTGGGTCGAATTTCGGTGCAATGCCGGAACGGCCCAAGGAAAGAGCGCGGCAATTTCGAGCGCTCAGAGCGCGTATCGAAAGTGAAACACCACTGGTGCTTCCGGCGCAGGCAACGGTCGATCGCGACCTTTGGAACTTTCACTACATGCGTGATTCATACCATTGCAATATTCGATATCCGCTCCCTGGTAATGAAGCAAAGCGCGGTGCCGCCAATACTGAATGGGTTTTGGTTGAGATGGGTTTTAGAGGGGGCGGACAACCACACGCGCGCCGCGCTCTGAATTCGCTCATTGGAGAATTCGTAGCCACGCAAACGGACGCTCGAGACGCACTTGCCGACTACGCGGCCGATCTCTCAGGATTTGAGATGGATCTTCTTAAGCCCGAACGAACTTTCGCGGAGAAAATTCTTCTCTTGCACGTGGCAATGGCGAAAGGAGATGAAGGCGCGCAGCGAGTCCCGACCCGGCATTACTACGATGTCGCCCAGATGTTCAAGAAAAGTGAAGATGTAAAAAACGCCATTTCGAGCGGTGCAATGCAATCTCTTCTCGTCGCCGCGGCTGAAGTCAGCAATGCTTTCTTTGGCGCGAATATCGATCCGAGTTCGTTGAAGATTCGGGAAAGCTTGGCGCTCACTCCAACTACAACTCAGCTGCGTCTTTTACGTGCGAATTATGAAAGCCCACTAGAGCAAGCTATGTACTTCAGGGGCAGCTTGCCGTTCGACGAACTGATGAATGTCGTGAGAGCAATACGCGACACCATATGA
- a CDS encoding phage Gp37/Gp68 family protein codes for MATRIEWTDETWNPMTGCTKISTGCDHCYAFTLAHTKTRETYLRQLPVKDTQENREDPFAPRFWPDRLAKPYGWRVPKRVFVNSMSDVFHAHFSVEQIQRVFEVMNDNLQHQFQVLTKRPERALRLAEHLTFTPNIWFGTSIENMDVARRADVLRQVPADVRFISAEPLLGPLDLLNLDEIHWVIGGGESGSGYRTCMPEWARGLRDSCRRQHVAFFWKQWGGRTPKAGGRELDGREWNEYPEALPAAADLELFDLVAVA; via the coding sequence ATGGCAACGCGCATAGAATGGACAGACGAAACGTGGAACCCTATGACTGGTTGCACGAAAATCTCCACCGGCTGCGACCACTGCTACGCGTTTACGCTCGCCCATACGAAGACCCGGGAGACTTATCTCCGCCAGCTCCCGGTGAAGGACACACAAGAGAATCGAGAAGACCCGTTCGCCCCTCGCTTCTGGCCTGATCGGCTCGCAAAACCCTACGGCTGGCGCGTGCCGAAGCGCGTGTTCGTCAACAGCATGTCGGACGTCTTCCACGCGCACTTCTCCGTCGAGCAGATCCAACGCGTGTTCGAAGTGATGAACGACAACCTGCAGCACCAGTTTCAGGTGCTTACAAAAAGGCCGGAGCGAGCCCTACGTCTCGCCGAGCACCTCACCTTCACGCCGAATATCTGGTTTGGAACGTCGATCGAGAACATGGACGTTGCACGCCGTGCCGATGTGCTACGTCAGGTGCCGGCCGATGTCCGCTTCATCTCAGCCGAGCCTCTGCTAGGGCCACTCGATCTTCTCAACCTCGACGAGATTCATTGGGTAATTGGCGGCGGCGAGAGCGGCTCCGGTTATCGGACGTGTATGCCCGAGTGGGCTCGCGGTCTACGCGACTCGTGCAGAAGGCAGCACGTAGCGTTTTTCTGGAAACAGTGGGGCGGCCGGACGCCGAAAGCAGGTGGACGAGAGTTGGATGGCCGCGAGTGGAACGAGTACCCGGAAGCCCTGCCGGCGGCGGCCGATCTAGAACTGTTCGACCTCGTCGCCGTAGCCTAG
- a CDS encoding three-Cys-motif partner protein TcmP has protein sequence MDDHTSGKHMVLRGYLGAWFPILGKTQDRIAFIDGFAGPGEYRDGEMGSPIIALDTYENHPATMRAKVSFLFIEKEQRRAEHLQTMVKPYRARLGSRVNIEVEHGAFDESMSRLFDAISEKNGVLIPAFVMVDPFGISQTPMSVIARILKNPKSEVYVSFMWEFLNRFREHENFEAHLDELFGCPEWREAIEIPDTNARKAFLFSLYRDCLRRAGAKYVVHFELYRGREAVYAIFFATSSELGCDKMKQAIWKADPVSGTRFVPGSQDVLDLFADDMTSFANEIFTTISGKGWVAFNRLKRWAMTDKTGFHSGQLKGALRTLEADDRIDVAPGTRKRAATFPDGTMLRART, from the coding sequence ATGGATGATCACACGAGTGGGAAGCATATGGTCCTCCGCGGTTATCTTGGAGCGTGGTTCCCTATTCTGGGCAAGACGCAGGACCGGATTGCCTTCATCGATGGCTTTGCCGGTCCAGGGGAATACCGCGATGGCGAGATGGGGTCCCCGATCATCGCTCTCGACACCTACGAGAATCATCCTGCAACCATGCGAGCGAAAGTCAGCTTTCTCTTCATCGAGAAAGAGCAGAGACGTGCCGAGCATCTGCAGACGATGGTTAAGCCCTATCGAGCGAGACTTGGCTCCCGCGTGAACATTGAAGTTGAGCACGGAGCCTTCGACGAAAGCATGTCCCGGCTGTTCGACGCCATCTCTGAGAAAAACGGGGTTCTTATTCCGGCATTCGTCATGGTGGACCCCTTCGGAATATCACAAACGCCGATGAGCGTTATCGCACGCATCCTCAAGAATCCCAAGAGCGAAGTGTATGTGTCGTTCATGTGGGAATTTCTGAACCGCTTTAGAGAACACGAGAACTTCGAGGCGCATCTTGACGAACTGTTCGGGTGTCCGGAGTGGCGTGAAGCCATCGAGATCCCAGACACGAATGCGCGGAAGGCGTTCCTCTTTTCGCTTTACCGCGATTGCCTCAGGCGCGCCGGAGCGAAATACGTCGTTCATTTCGAACTCTATCGCGGTCGAGAAGCCGTCTATGCGATCTTTTTCGCGACAAGCAGCGAGTTGGGATGCGACAAGATGAAGCAGGCGATTTGGAAGGCCGACCCGGTGAGCGGAACCCGGTTCGTCCCGGGAAGCCAGGACGTGCTAGATCTCTTCGCCGACGACATGACCTCTTTTGCCAATGAGATCTTCACGACGATCTCAGGAAAAGGGTGGGTGGCTTTCAACCGTCTTAAGCGGTGGGCGATGACCGACAAGACCGGGTTCCACAGTGGCCAGCTCAAGGGCGCCCTCAGAACTCTCGAGGCCGACGATCGGATTGACGTTGCCCCGGGAACCAGGAAGAGGGCGGCAACCTTTCCCGACGGTACAATGCTGAGGGCGCGAACCTAG
- a CDS encoding pyridoxal phosphate-dependent aminotransferase, translating into MSAVADSLTRFNLEDFFDEFEHLPGLINLASSDAQPWSGKDLQAKDVTLRSDHLTMAYPDAKTHLLPGLRLLCNPPMGIDLLATSGAAEGIALIMHELSTTTAHGRNKLIGVPRPSYGAFSGLATLLGLHCEFYDYDPSRGWAPDPAQVLALAKRCNALIVTNPHNPTGNVMPMPELEQVNTALRSHGGTLIVDEVFRAPGETESSITLGENVVVIGSLSKTYGLPGLRLGWVATSQERLRRLRTVQQYLTLSLSAMTVIIGAAVLKKPELFSRAELIHANRTIVTDWAGAHEDVVRISVPAGGTTVCVVIDTTMDETALFDSFVQRGVLLAPGSRCFEFARDLHWFRLGYGTESETLHRGLELVAAAIDRIGSR; encoded by the coding sequence ATGAGCGCCGTCGCCGATTCTCTGACCCGATTTAACCTAGAGGATTTCTTCGACGAGTTCGAGCACCTCCCCGGGCTCATTAATCTCGCCTCGAGCGATGCGCAGCCCTGGAGCGGCAAAGATCTTCAGGCCAAAGACGTCACACTCAGGAGTGACCATTTGACCATGGCGTATCCGGACGCTAAGACGCACCTACTCCCCGGGCTAAGGCTACTTTGCAACCCGCCAATGGGTATCGATCTGCTTGCGACGTCGGGTGCCGCCGAAGGAATCGCACTAATAATGCACGAGCTATCTACGACGACCGCTCACGGCAGAAACAAACTCATTGGCGTTCCCCGCCCTAGTTACGGAGCCTTTAGCGGGTTAGCGACGCTACTGGGATTGCATTGTGAATTCTACGATTATGACCCGTCGCGCGGATGGGCGCCGGATCCGGCTCAGGTCTTGGCCCTGGCGAAGCGATGTAATGCTCTGATTGTGACCAATCCGCATAATCCAACGGGAAACGTGATGCCGATGCCTGAGCTTGAGCAGGTGAATACAGCGCTCCGCTCGCACGGCGGCACCCTCATAGTCGATGAGGTTTTCCGGGCGCCGGGAGAAACCGAATCCTCGATCACGCTCGGCGAGAATGTCGTGGTGATCGGCAGCCTTTCAAAAACCTATGGACTTCCGGGGCTACGTTTGGGATGGGTAGCGACCAGTCAAGAGCGACTGAGGCGACTGCGGACGGTCCAACAGTACCTCACGTTATCCCTCAGTGCCATGACTGTGATAATCGGTGCGGCCGTCCTCAAAAAGCCGGAGTTGTTCAGCCGCGCAGAGTTGATTCATGCAAATCGAACCATCGTGACCGATTGGGCCGGCGCCCATGAGGATGTCGTGCGCATATCAGTTCCGGCGGGGGGTACAACCGTTTGCGTGGTGATCGACACGACGATGGATGAGACGGCATTGTTCGATAGTTTTGTGCAACGAGGCGTGCTGCTGGCTCCGGGGAGCCGATGCTTTGAGTTTGCGCGTGACTTACACTGGTTTCGTCTCGGCTACGGAACCGAATCAGAAACGCTCCATCGGGGGTTGGAGCTTGTTGCCGCTGCGATAGACCGAATCGGCAGTCGCTGA
- a CDS encoding 5'-methylthioadenosine/S-adenosylhomocysteine nucleosidase: protein MLTRTFDPFTLSDLQRNNPAENNWFSEHSSTALAGRCLLDVLEYLRAVPNFPGRFREVANAHTIRLTCRCLSDPDLDRRRVLDRMRPRIVETGRQLRAGRRDRAPHYGDDFWDWAAVLEGFIEVQEQIPDEFIDDEAIGYELNSFFESVKAHLKTGLTIAGNNGEWYGPAMAVIATRVLQSLQKRFGRAIDKLTNPLHKQALELIQDFKYRNRVVLPHHVLWHYGQVVADFGAEETRVQANTIADFSWIDSEIETSDKVYALARVLQGALHVEDSITVDRAMRELYSRQNLSRPLGQGLMGDNVKGSLNVLDALWPTLDAQQKERIRSMIDTLLLLHIAANTVGIVVAVEREADAIKRVFAGKNTTIERVDAVTFIIHHGDYRLVVCMGKSLVDATGATQKLIDKHHAKWVIVCGIAGSLGRSVDLPGEPGEFRGPDKGHVVVATSLAAFRIRDKVREEIQNAGVPLQGHTWTVIPTDPVLFRLAHEAGAHVFNEEGQFHEGLIVTGTGIKDARQAKNEILTEFPGGLAIEEEGYVVGLLCMSVGTPYLIVRGISDRAEGDKKQQQGDPKIEEHDQQTAARAAAQVVAQVVELLSQRW, encoded by the coding sequence ATGCTTACGCGGACATTTGACCCGTTTACGTTATCCGACCTGCAGCGGAATAACCCAGCCGAGAACAACTGGTTCAGCGAACACTCATCCACGGCGCTTGCTGGCCGGTGCCTGCTCGATGTTCTGGAGTATCTGCGCGCCGTTCCGAATTTTCCAGGTCGTTTTCGGGAAGTCGCCAACGCTCACACAATTCGCCTGACTTGCCGTTGTCTTTCGGACCCGGATCTGGATCGCCGACGGGTGCTCGACCGGATGAGGCCTCGCATCGTGGAGACCGGGCGACAGCTGCGAGCGGGTCGGAGGGACAGAGCGCCGCACTATGGCGATGACTTCTGGGACTGGGCTGCCGTTCTTGAAGGATTCATTGAGGTCCAGGAGCAAATTCCCGATGAGTTCATCGATGATGAGGCGATTGGCTACGAACTCAACTCGTTTTTCGAGAGCGTCAAGGCACATCTGAAAACAGGTCTGACGATCGCTGGCAACAATGGCGAATGGTACGGACCCGCAATGGCGGTGATCGCAACTCGAGTATTGCAGTCGTTGCAAAAGCGCTTCGGGCGTGCCATCGACAAGCTGACTAATCCGCTGCACAAACAGGCTCTGGAGCTGATCCAGGACTTCAAGTATCGCAACCGCGTGGTCCTACCCCATCATGTCCTGTGGCACTATGGTCAGGTCGTCGCCGACTTCGGTGCGGAGGAAACGCGCGTGCAGGCCAATACGATTGCGGACTTCTCCTGGATCGACAGCGAGATCGAGACCTCCGACAAAGTGTACGCCTTGGCTCGCGTGCTTCAGGGAGCCCTGCACGTCGAGGACAGCATTACTGTCGATCGGGCGATGAGGGAGCTATACAGCCGTCAGAATCTCAGTCGACCCCTGGGTCAGGGGTTAATGGGCGACAACGTAAAGGGGTCGCTCAACGTGCTGGACGCGCTTTGGCCAACTCTCGATGCGCAGCAAAAGGAGCGGATCCGCTCAATGATCGACACGCTTCTACTACTGCACATTGCAGCCAATACGGTCGGCATCGTGGTCGCCGTAGAGCGAGAGGCCGACGCGATCAAGAGAGTATTTGCCGGGAAGAATACCACAATTGAGCGGGTCGACGCTGTGACGTTCATTATCCATCACGGAGACTATCGCTTGGTCGTTTGCATGGGTAAGTCGCTAGTCGACGCTACAGGAGCGACCCAAAAGCTGATTGACAAGCACCACGCTAAGTGGGTGATCGTATGCGGGATTGCCGGCTCGCTGGGAAGGTCCGTTGATCTTCCAGGGGAACCAGGCGAATTCAGAGGTCCCGACAAGGGACACGTTGTGGTGGCCACATCGCTCGCCGCGTTTCGCATCCGAGACAAAGTTCGTGAGGAGATCCAGAATGCGGGCGTCCCTCTTCAGGGTCATACGTGGACGGTGATACCAACAGACCCTGTCCTGTTCCGCCTCGCTCACGAGGCGGGGGCGCATGTTTTCAATGAAGAGGGTCAGTTTCACGAGGGACTAATCGTCACTGGCACGGGAATCAAGGATGCGCGCCAGGCAAAGAATGAAATCCTGACCGAGTTTCCAGGCGGCCTGGCAATCGAGGAGGAGGGCTACGTGGTCGGTCTACTCTGCATGTCCGTTGGCACGCCATACCTGATCGTCCGCGGCATTTCTGATCGTGCAGAGGGTGACAAGAAACAACAGCAGGGTGATCCGAAGATCGAAGAGCACGACCAGCAAACGGCGGCACGTGCCGCTGCACAAGTGGTCGCTCAGGTTGTCGAACTGCTTAGCCAGCGATGGTGA